Part of the Metarhizium brunneum chromosome 6, complete sequence genome is shown below.
TTCGGGGGTTGGGCATCCGCGCAGTGTCCCCGGTCACTGGCTGGTCTTGCACATTCGCTAGACATTTTTGCATAGAGGAATCAATGAGCATGGGGGGTTCGGGTCGTGCTGTAATGGGGGCCCGGAAGAGGCGCGACGAGACTGGAAGTAATTAATGTCTTGGACTAGATGATTAATATTTAATGCTTATGGATGTAGCCCTGGCTCCGGTGCGTGAGACTGGGATTTTGTCAATGGTTTCTGCCGGGCCGTGGTGTAAGTGATGATTAATGCCACGCCCCGTGATGAAGATTGAACCGCCAATGCAAGGAAAGTTGCGCTTGGATGGAACACAAATCTCGCAAGCACAGCCCGCTGTCCTGGCCCCTGAGTCGTACGAATAAACTGGTTATTCGCCCACGTCAACGCTCATCGGAATGCTGACATTGAAGTTTAATCGcttgcctcggcggcaaaggcggAGTGGAtctcccgccgccgccgtctcaACTCCGAGCAGGTCCGGATGTACGTCCACTTTGCGTCCGCCACGCGGCGTCGCAAATCCGATGTGTCGCGGGTTTATGGCTGTAGAAAGAGTATAAGTAGTGTTGGGGTCTTGGAATACAAATTCTTTTGCCTCGCACTTTCCCTCATCCTGCTTGCGCACTGCTCTACTCTCCCTACTGAATTGTCCACTTGGATTTAGTGGGCGGCCCATTAGAGTTGTGGTGTTAACGTGCATTATTCAAGATTGCACTACAAGTTGCCCTCTTACCTCCCACATCACCCATCAACTATTCAGCAAGAAAGGACCAATAAAGGCAAGTCGAAATGTCGTCACACATCAAGATAGGAGTGTTCATCCCCAATGGCGCTCAATTCCTCGACGTTGCATGCGTTGATAGCTTCGGCGTCATGTCCAAGAAGTACCTCGGCGTCCTCCCCTTCATCCCTTCGCACGTTTCTTCTCTCGCACCAGACGTGTCCATTTACTACGTTAGCAGCCCGAAGCAAGGGCCCGAGATTCCATTGACTTCAGGGGCTGTTCTGAAAGCTACCCACGTATACACGGACGAGGAGGTGGCTCCGGGCAAACTGGACATGGTGGTTGTTCCTGGCCCCGATCCGACAGAGAAGTTTGCAGAAGAGGGACTCAAGTGGCTACGAGGACATGCCGAGACAGAGGGCGTGGATGTGCTGAGTATCTGCACGGGCTTGTTCATATGTGCGTCTGCAGGCATTGCGGATGGCAAAAGAGCGAGTGGGCCGAGAGGATTGCAGAATTGGTTGAAGGAGTCGTTCCCCAAGTTGAATCTAGTTGGGGACAAGTACCGATGGGTGCAGGATGGCAATTTTTGGTCAAGCGGTATGCTGCAACCCACGGCTCCTCTGATGCAAGGCTAATATTAGATGCTGGTGTTTTAGGCGGCGTTACGAATGGGAATGAGCTGGTTGCTGCATATGCACGAGCTAGTAACCGCTGGGCTCAGCCAGTTGTCGAGGCAGGTCTGATGATGACCGAGGTTGGGGACCGGGGCCAGTTCTATGAAGGTAATCAATCTGTATTCTATCTGCGTTTTTCCTGGCAAATTGTCAAGGCATGGTTTCTGAATCTGACACGACGGCAGGAGACGGCGAAGGCAAAGACGCCGTGAGCCAGTCGTGACAGAGCAGAGGACGAGGTGAAAGTTTGTTGGGGGCAATTAATCAGACGTGATGGAGTGTTGTGAGGATGCTGAAGAAACGGGGTAGAAATGTAGTATATCTCGTCGTTTTGGTGTCGGCAGGGTTGATGGGTGGTATCGATTCTCGAAGAGCGGAAACATCTCCTACTCCGGGCAAGGGCACAAGACAAGAGCCGTAAATATATATGTAGCGTACAAACATGCCATGAAACTCTTGATTGAACTCCTCACCTCAAAAGGCATTATTGTGGACGATGAAGGACGATGAAAGGGTCTTCAGGGGCGTGGTCAAGAAAATGATGACGTCTGGTTGATTGAGAGGCAGCCCTTGATATCAGTCCGAATATTCAGACGGCATTTTCGAATGTTCACCTCAGTCGCAGTTGCCTGCGTTTGCAGGTTACGGTGCTtagatacctaggtacttgggcGGTTCGGGTGGGGCCGTTGCTGAGACAGCGCCCCAGTGCTGGTCCCACGTTACGATAACGACTTATCGCGCTTTCTAATTGGCCAGAAGTCCAAAGCGGAGTCTCGACAGcgaaggaaaagaaaaatttCCAAAGCTCGTCGCTCGCTGGCCTTGACTTTTCGATCTTCGATTTTCACACCTCGCCAGTGCCAGAGAAATATCACGTTTTGCAACTGCAGACTTCTTCGCCTTCCATCTCCACCTAATAATTCCCTCGGCGTCCTTTACACATCTTCTTGCTTCTCAATTTATAACTAGTCTAGCCAAAATGTCCGCCGTTCCTGGTCCCGTGTATGGCCTCGAGGTCCCACCTGGCGAGATTTTGATCCCGGCCGCCATGGACTTCCCTGCTTCTGTGAGTGCTATTTCTCACCTTGTCATGTTGTTATGATGTCCCAAGATGCAAGCATGAAACATGCCCTTCAGATTGGCATTTCTCTGCCATGAACTTGCGGCAAATCAACTAACCGACAAACCAGTTccgcatcaccatggctgcgtTGGACCCTACCGAGGAGCCAGAGGCTGATGAAGAGGGCAACGTGCCTGCTGTTCCTCGCGCTACTCTGCGACTTGTTAAGCGGGCTTTCCCTGGCcttgacgatgaggatgacgacgaggagatCGATGACGAATATATGAAGGCTTTGCTCGCTGCCtctgacgacgatgaggatgaggatgatgaggaagccAACGGTGGCCCTAGCGATCCCACCAAGGCtaagaagcagaagcaggccGCTGCTATCAAGAAACTCCTTGAGGCTACcaaggaggatgaggatgaagaagatgacgaagatgaagacatGGAGGATGCCAAGCCCAACGGTGTGAAGGGTAAGGACAAGAAGGGCAAAGCTaagggcaaggccaaggccactGAGGaagtcgaagaagaagacgaggatgatgaagacgaggatgacgaggatgacgacaGCGATGACGGTGCTGACCTCGAGAACTTCGTTGTCTGCACTCTTGATACCGAGCGGGTAAGTCAATAGCCTTGATCATGTCAGTCAATGGATGTGGGGCTAACAGTAGCACGCAGAACTATCAGCAGCCGCTCGATATCACTGTCAACCACGGCGAGAAGGTATTCTTTGTTGTCACTGGTACACACACCGTCTACCTCACTGGAAACTACATcatggatgatgaggacgactATGACagtgaggatgacgaggaggactATGACTTCGACCCTGAAGAGCTGGATTACGCCATGGGAGAGGATGCTAGTGACGATGAGAGCGACgagcttgatgatgttgagGATCCCCGTGTCACCGAGGTCGACtctgacgaggaggaagctCCTAAGCTGGTAAAGaccaagaagggcaagaataAGCGCTCTGCCGAGGAAGCCGACGGTCTCGATGAGATGATTGCCAAGGCTTCCGACTCCAAGAAGCAAcagaagaagctcaagaaCAACAAGGCGGAGGCCGTAGCTGCCGAGGAGagcaagaaggacaagaaggtCCAGTTCGCCAAGAACCTCGAGCAGGGGCCTACTGGCTCTGGCAAGCAGTCCGGCAAGGCCACTACTGGCGTAAAGGTCGTTCAGGGCGTTACCGTCGACGACCGAACCATTGGCAAGGGTCGCACCGTTAAGAAGGGCGACACCGTTGCCGTCCGATATATTGGCAAGCTTGCTAACGGCCAGCAGTTTGATGGTATGTGAAGTCGAATCTACTTGTTCTCATCTGTTCTATCATGCTAAGTCATGGAAATAGCCAACAAAAAGGGTAAACCCTTTTCCTTCAAAGTCGGTAAGGATGAGGTTATCAAGGGGTGGGACATTGGTATTGCcggcatggccattggcggtGAACGTCGTTTGACCATCCCTGCAAATCTTGGATATGGCTCTCGTGGCATGCC
Proteins encoded:
- the inhA_3 gene encoding Isonitrile hydratase; the protein is MSSHIKIGVFIPNGAQFLDVACVDSFGVMSKKYLGVLPFIPSHVSSLAPDVSIYYVSSPKQGPEIPLTSGAVLKATHVYTDEEVAPGKLDMVVVPGPDPTEKFAEEGLKWLRGHAETEGVDVLSICTGLFICASAGIADGKRASGPRGLQNWLKESFPKLNLVGDKYRWVQDGNFWSSGGVTNGNELVAAYARASNRWAQPVVEAGLMMTEVGDRGQFYEGDGEGKDAVSQS
- the FPR4 gene encoding FK506-binding protein 4, which codes for MSAVPGPVYGLEVPPGEILIPAAMDFPASFRITMAALDPTEEPEADEEGNVPAVPRATLRLVKRAFPGLDDEDDDEEIDDEYMKALLAASDDDEDEDDEEANGGPSDPTKAKKQKQAAAIKKLLEATKEDEDEEDDEDEDMEDAKPNGVKGKDKKGKAKGKAKATEEVEEEDEDDEDEDDEDDDSDDGADLENFVVCTLDTERNYQQPLDITVNHGEKVFFVVTGTHTVYLTGNYIMDDEDDYDSEDDEEDYDFDPEELDYAMGEDASDDESDELDDVEDPRVTEVDSDEEEAPKLVKTKKGKNKRSAEEADGLDEMIAKASDSKKQQKKLKNNKAEAVAAEESKKDKKVQFAKNLEQGPTGSGKQSGKATTGVKVVQGVTVDDRTIGKGRTVKKGDTVAVRYIGKLANGQQFDANKKGKPFSFKVGKDEVIKGWDIGIAGMAIGGERRLTIPANLGYGSRGMPGIPANSQLTFDVKLLEIK